In Mytilus edulis unplaced genomic scaffold, xbMytEdul2.2 SCAFFOLD_1201, whole genome shotgun sequence, the genomic window TCACGCCAGCAAAACCCATTTTAAGGATAAACATTTCTtgagaagcttgcataaattaaaCAGTCTTCatgtaaaaatgaagaaaaaaaattagtagGGGTgtgatcaaatattcaaaactactgtattaacttctaaatatatgataaatatttaaaatcttataTTTATTGTAAGCTAGGAGTTTACTAAATGAGTCTGATGAAACTTACCACTTGtgtaattgtaaaaatatatagaagataaaatttgaatttattcaaaCTTATCCTATGTTATTAGGACTACATGTACATAGTTCACAATTATATGATATTTTTGCAGAAGTGTGCAGTTTTATCAACAGtagaagaaaagaaaatagatatagaaaaTCAACATCAAACTCTGCAATATAATTATGATACTCATAAAACTAAGGTAATATAGATTTACTTAGAGAAAGAAGCTAATGATagaacatatattttgaatattcagCGACTACTTCTTGTTtaggtattcatttatttgtaaataaactaaATTGTAAAGAAAGGCATGCTTGCCATTGATTTATGGTAAACATACTTCAAATAACAATTCATTTCCCCACAAACTATGAAAATTAACACACATGTTATAATGTTTTTACAACTGTATATTATAAGAATATAGAATTAAGGTACAACTAAGTGTCTATCTAGGCAGCATTTGCTTATATTCAAGAATAAAAGTCACCAATATAATGACAAAGAACAATTTACTCATTAATCTTCTCTACAAATATTGACACTTCTTCAGTATTTTAACTTTAGTGAAAGGTTGCCAGGTTAATTGAACTCTAATGAACTCAAGGATATAAAAActgttattattatataatttaattttggaagtaacgtgtcttctgattggctgacgttattttgttatcagctcatagacataatttagtcatgtgaccgtgacgtcatcaatgttttttcatggttttctacggtttaaaaggaatttagaattaaatcataagaaatgactgttatattttttctgtctattcgaaataacataaaaaaacaacctGCTAtacgggttattcagtgtgcaccaaatgttttatgttatttcttcatagacagaaaaaatattacagtcattcctaaaGTATCCATATTTGACCAAAAGAAATCATTCAGAATACAATTCTATTTTTCAGACAAATAAACTTATAGAGGAAAAAGATGAACATATAGAACAGTTAAAAGAaagaatacatgtactagaacaGAGGTTTCAGGGCCAGGGTTTATCAGGAGACGACAGGGTATCAGCTTTAGAATCAGAGGTCAGTACATATACATGAAGTGTCAGGTTCTGTAAACtgaaactgtaaaatatcaaatgCAACTCACAATTGAGATTTTTTTGACAGAATAATTTTAGTACGGTCAATATAATTGACATCACTACTGTTTAGGTAAAGACTTTTCTAAGAGctgatattattaaaaaaaaaaaaatttattcatcAAGGACAGGCAATTTACATATATTATCTATAGTGGCACATAATAGAGCAAGCAAGAAAAATAAGCATTATCAAGCAAATGAGagtaaacaaaaatagaaataataatacGATATGATATGTCATTTCAGATGTCATACATTTTTAGAAGTAAACACATTTATTGTTTACGTCTTATAAGAatttatttatgaatgaaaagCTACCATCTCCTAGAGTAGCAAAAAGTTATAAATCACTTAgagttttcttattattttagaGAGACTGTTTAGAGAAAAAATTGGAGGAATGTAGAGAACAACTCTCAGAAATTAAATCAACTTGGAGTGATAAAATATCCCATTTGGAGGAACAGGTATGGTGTAAAGAAAtacttatataataaaattgtgtttgCTGCTAAACCTCACAGTATCAAGTCAATAAGGCATGTTTAAATTATTCTCATTATAAGTAGACTGAAATCTAGGGCATAAAACCACTAGAAAAAAATAGATCCATGCTTTTGTATTTCAGCAAGGAATTTTGTCTGTCTTTTACATATGATTGATATTGTGACcagttttattataatattctGACATGATATTCTTAAGAACATATGATACAGAGGAGATCTCACTTGGATTTTTCCTTAAATCCTGACACAATGTCAATTTTGATATGCACTCTCtgtaaatgaacaaatatatacctTCATGGTTTACTTTTGAGTTATGTCAGTTTGATCATGACTTGTAATAGATTAAATAAGATTCacctaaaaaaaacaaacttaaaaaaaaaaaactcatctaTGAAAttacataattatgacaataattaaaataattaaagtattattttttgttaGATTTCCCATCTTAATGCCAAAATGGTTGAAGACAGTGATGAACTTTCTAGAAGTGAGCAGAATGCAGAAAGTACTAGAGAGAGTTATCAGTCACAAGTAAGATTCAATAAACATTAATTGTGcaacaacacaacaaaaacattttgaaaacacATATTGTAGTATAAGGTCTACAGAGGAGTGAAATTTCAGGattaattttacatgtaaactATTGTTTCTTATTTGATGGTGACATCAGGGTATTTCATTTCAATCATTGCGACCCAAGTAATGATAtaagtttttatatattcaaacaatttaagaaaaatgttACATCTTGTTTGAATTTAGTTTATAATTCTTTTGATTTCTACAGCTGCAATATACCCTTTTTGCACTCATGCAGCTTAAATCATACCTAAGTCAatcaataaatttcaaaatatatatataatggatggtttatataagtaaattaagtataaaacaattcaacaagACCAGCCATTCTTCATTTGAATATCTATAATTTTTCTAGCTTTTAAGATAAATTCTcttcatttatacatttatttattatagaGCATAAATAAAAGAAGTTGTGGGGTTTATTAAGAAATTTCAAATAAGAATTTAACGGCTGTTATTACTGAAATATTAAATTTGTACATTAGCTAATAATTATACTAGATGTAGGTTtcattataataagttattttaattGACTAACACCAAGCTTCCAcgattcatacaaaatgtaatatGGTCAACACATTAACAGcccaataatttttttaaatgaacaaactATCATGACATTCTAAATTTTTctcatcatattttatttattatttatagcTATCTCAGTTACAAAAAAACTAGAAGATGCTGAACATAGATGTGAAGCAAACTGGGATCTctcaacaaaaagaaaaacagtttGAGAAAGAGGTACACCTTAAGAGATATTTGTAACATTAACTAATGTCCTGTCAAGATATCAGAACCAATATTTATGT contains:
- the LOC139508165 gene encoding golgin subfamily A member 1-like isoform X2, with the translated sequence MTDLEEDRKHATLQSDKLTEENRILSKMISSLSKEKEKLKEESDLNQKVLNEKCAVLSTVEEKKIDIENQHQTLQYNYDTHKTKTNKLIEEKDEHIEQLKERIHVLEQRFQGQGLSGDDRVSALESERDCLEKKLEECREQLSEIKSTWSDKISHLEEQISHLNAKMVEDSDELSRSEQNAESTRESYQSQLSQLQKN